Below is a window of bacterium DNA.
GGCCGGAGACACGTTCCACGTGATGCGCGAGGAGCGCGAGGCCAAGGACATCTCCAACAACCGCCAGCGCCTGAAACGCGAGCAGGAGTTCAGCCGCCACCGCAAGATGACCCTGGGCCAGCTCTACGAGCGTATCGAGGCCGGCGAGGTCCACACCCTGCACCTGATTATCAAGGGTGATGTGGACGGGTCGGTGGAGGCGCTGAGCGACGCCCTGGAGAAGCTGTCGACCCAGGAAGTGAAGGTGGAGGTGATCCACCGCGGCGTGGGCGCGATCAGCGAGCATGATGTGATCCTGGCCTCGGCATCGGACGCGATCATCATCGGTTTCCACGTGCGGCCGGATGTGAAGGCCCGCGAGACCGCCCAGCGCGAGGGCGTGGACATCCGCCTCTACCGCGTGATCTACGAGACGGTTGACGATATCCGTAAGGCGATGGAAGGCCTTCTCACCGCCGAGCAGCGCGAGAGCCTGCAGAGCACTATCGCTGTGCGCCAGGTGTTCAAGCTCTCAAAGGTGGGGGCCATCGCCGGCTGCCATGTCTCCAGCGGCACGGTGAACCGCAACCACAAGGCGCGCCTGGTGCGCGACGGCGTGGTGGTCTGGGAGGGGACGATCGCCTCACTCAAGCGCGTGAAGGACGACGTGCGCGAGGTAAACACGGGTTTCGAGTGCGGTATCCGCCTCGAAAATTACATGGACATTAAGGCCGGTGACGTCATAGAGACTTACATCATCGAAGAGGTCAAGCGCCAGCTTACCTCCTGAGGGCCCGAACCTGGGCGCGGTGTTGAATGGTTATCGGGGTCTGTGAGTTCGAGCTGCACCTGGCCGGCATTCAGTCGCTCAAGTCCAAGCGCGGCGTGCTGAACCGGCTCAAAGCCAGGATCAGCAACAAATTCAATGTCTCGGTGGCCGAGGTGGACCACCTGGACAGTTGGCAGAGTTCGGTGATCGCCGTGGCGATTGTCTCCAACGAGCAGCGCTTCGCCAACCAGGTGCTTTCAAAAGTCTCGGAACTGGTGGCCTCAGACCACCAGGTGATGTTGATCGACCAGAGGATGCAGTTTCTGTAATGAAACGACAGCATGGGTTCAAGAGAAGCGACCGGATAGGCGAGTTGCTGCACCGCGAGATCGGCGGGATCATCCGCTTCGAGGTGCGCGACCCCCGTCTGGAAGAGGTGACTGTGACCGCGGTGCGTTGCGTGGATGACCTGCGCGAGGCCACCGTGTTCGTTGCGGTGCTGGGTGAGGACAAGACCCCGGCCATGAAAGCCCTGGAGCGGGCGGCCAGTTTCATCCGCTCCTCGCTGGGGCGGCGCTGCTATCTGAGATTTGTGCCCAACTTGCATTTCCGTCTCGATACCAGCCTGCAGAACGTGGCTCGGATCGAGGACCTGCTCGACCGTGTTCACCGTGAGCAGGAGCAGATCGAGGCGGAGCGGGAAGCACGGCGGGGGGAGCAGAGCAGTGACGAGCCGTGAGGCGGCCCCCGGCGCCGGGAAAGTGACCGACATCCGCGGCCTGCTCCTGCTGGACAAGCCGGTTGGGCCGACCAGTCACGATGTGGTGGACAAGGTGCGGCGTCTGTTCGGGCTGCGCAAGGTGGGGCACACGGGCACGCTGGACCCGCTGGCCACGGGCCTGCTGGTGCTGTGCCTGGGCGGGGCGACCCGTTTCGCCTCGTACCTGGCGGGCCAGGACAAGGTCTACCGCGCGGTGATCCGTCTGGGCGAGGTGAGCAGCACGGATGATGCCGAGGGCGAGATAATCCGCCGCTTCGAGGGCGACCTGGCCGGGCAGGTGGGCGGCCGGGAGGCGCTGGCACAGGTGCTGGCCGGTTTCCTGGGCGTAAGCCGCCAGATGCCGCCCAGCTACAGTTCCAAGAAAATCGAGGGCGTGCCGGCCTACGCCCTGGCCCGCAAGGGCAAGACGCCGGCCCTCAAGCCAGCCACGGTGCGGATCGACCGGATTAGCCTT
It encodes the following:
- a CDS encoding DUF503 domain-containing protein, yielding MVIGVCEFELHLAGIQSLKSKRGVLNRLKARISNKFNVSVAEVDHLDSWQSSVIAVAIVSNEQRFANQVLSKVSELVASDHQVMLIDQRMQFL
- the rbfA gene encoding 30S ribosome-binding factor RbfA; translation: MKRQHGFKRSDRIGELLHREIGGIIRFEVRDPRLEEVTVTAVRCVDDLREATVFVAVLGEDKTPAMKALERAASFIRSSLGRRCYLRFVPNLHFRLDTSLQNVARIEDLLDRVHREQEQIEAEREARRGEQSSDEP
- the truB gene encoding tRNA pseudouridine(55) synthase TruB, with amino-acid sequence MTSREAAPGAGKVTDIRGLLLLDKPVGPTSHDVVDKVRRLFGLRKVGHTGTLDPLATGLLVLCLGGATRFASYLAGQDKVYRAVIRLGEVSSTDDAEGEIIRRFEGDLAGQVGGREALAQVLAGFLGVSRQMPPSYSSKKIEGVPAYALARKGKTPALKPATVRIDRISLLSVELPHLELEVACSAGTYLRSLARDLGERLGVGGLLDGLVRTRVGAFALEEATSLAALANLEERADRVSCLLPVERGLERLKPVALTAEGLQKMFFGRSLDLAAGELSLEGEYALGPNDVRLHAPDGSFLGVGVLELIGRGAGVLRPRRLMIEAFPAD